From Hippoglossus stenolepis isolate QCI-W04-F060 chromosome 6, HSTE1.2, whole genome shotgun sequence, a single genomic window includes:
- the LOC118103827 gene encoding coiled-coil domain-containing protein 69-like translates to MPQCPICQSTFEQLRKHLVNAHSVKNVAERQILLNLTPGRVNIRHCPCPVRGCSYAQSRLDKHILDTHTEMAINKRASSVQVAKLRQCLKLLRELQGTNPTPEVSTAVDLLAEVGEEDITVETEEPEDEQYNQLDELEVTRVDKQVNEAMVWMNSKMNQQNIQDLNLDPVVKVQEIKAKTKNLVSSVIFQVKTETTADLNVFHEQKSQSSTEEHERHVEDLHKRHEQEKNQLTEKFQDAENVLKGEVEELRAELQVYNELKKRAEDSTFNKDLQRNIQDHGSPGAFWESEQEPLVFVIEMKSERVHEQSRKLQQMEDLVGSLSSLEDQIINILQQNEDLRVRIDNCQTLTQQLLKEQHDLKVALERQAEVNQKLSQEKEQLMFKLRHRDSCPTLHLPVMVHEIAPR, encoded by the exons ATGCCTCAGTGCCCAATCTGCCAGAGCACCTTCGAGCAGCTTCGCAAGCACCTTGTGAATGCGCATTCCGTAAAAAATGTGGCCGAACGGCAAATCTTGCTCAACCTGACTCCGGGCAGGGTCAATATCAGGCATTGCCCTTGCCCGGTCAGGGGCTGTTCATATGCACAGTCCCGGCTGGACAAGCATATTCTAGACACCCACACTGAGATGGCCATTAACAAGAGGGCCAGCAGTGTTCAGGTAGCCAAGCTCCGGCAGTGCCTGAAGCTCCTGCGTGAGCTCCAGGGTACAAATCCAACACCAGAGGTCAGTACAGCTGTCGACCTTCTCGCGGAGGTCGGGGAGGAGGACATCACAGTAGAAACAGAGGAACCTGAG GATGAGCAGTACAATCAACTGGATGAGCTGGAGGTGACTCGGGTGGACAAGCAGGTGAACGAAGCCATGGTCTGGATGAACAGCAAGATGAACCAGCAGAACATTCAGGACCTCAACCTGGACCCAGTGGTAAAAGTTCAGGAGATCAAGGCCAAGACTAAG AATCTGGTCTCGTCTGTGATTTTTCAGGTGAAAACGGAGACGACGGCCGATTTAAACGTTTTTCATGAACAGAAAAGTCAAAGTTCGACTGAGGAACATGAGCGACACGTGGAAG ATCTGCACAAGAGACACgaacaagagaaaaatcaacTGACGGAAAAGTTTCAAGACGCTGAAAACGTCCTGAAG GGGGaagtggaggagctgagagcagagctgcaggtttacaACGAGCTGAAGAAGAGAGCTGAAGATTCCACGTTTAATAAAGACCTGCAGAGAAATATTcag GACCACGGCAGCCCAGGTGCATTCTGGGAGTCTGAGCAGGAGCCTCTGGTGTTCGTCATTGAGATGAAGAGCGAGCGTGTGCATGAGCagagcaggaagctgcagcagatggaaGATCTGGTCGGTTCACTGTC GTCGTTAGAAGATCAGATCATCAACATCCTGCAGCAGAACGAGGATCTCAGAGTCCGGATCGACAACTGTCAGACTCTCACTCA GCAGTTACTAAAGGAGCAGCATGACCTGAAGGTGGCACTGGAGAGGCAGGCAGAAGTGAACCAGAAGCTCTCTCAGGAAAAAGAGCAGCTGATGTTCAagctgagacacagagactcGTGTCCGACCCTGCACCTGCCCGTCATGGTGCACGAGATCGCTCCCAGATGA